The following coding sequences lie in one Haematobia irritans isolate KBUSLIRL chromosome 3, ASM5000362v1, whole genome shotgun sequence genomic window:
- the LOC142230691 gene encoding galactose-proton symporter-like, giving the protein MSKTTKQTPSPPAVINVPEPLSEFKWNAQQHAPQPYATLSGSMIFASAGMNMAMGLGWAEVSPYTLLSHFCYSWFIGVIIGTILAVPLRKFIPKKWIIVAAALFVLIGGLLFTSVPYNYDALLAARYINGIATGLVTVTFLIHASEISVDFSRGKCLVNEQYFITLGVVLQMMFASDWSSTISMPVHRIHGVLDILFAILSGILLKLFIESPIDELRKGNEAGALNCLARLQRPEGVTSYTYLVLEQHKAYVRDQENLTLGESFKQGLLPLFKMLIFRSLTLAFFYSLPLNFVLRYSILLNGKGYIPAIAGVCRFIATAIPYAMIDSKNRKLPSTIAIVILGGLLIGEATLFLNLRDMLNTSGLYTAMILYIVIQAVFGFFAPYTSAYMGEAFPLQAKPYLLAICVIAEQIIQIILIETFKLPPGNGLLVEGIITVIFGLLLMLIMPETRNTSLTEAQRRFRSFLYMKTK; this is encoded by the exons atgtcGAAAACAACGAAACAAACTCCTTCCCCTCCGGCTGTGATAAATGTCCCCGAGCCATTAAGTGAATTTAAATGGAATGCTCAGCAGCATGCTCCCCAAccgtatgcaacactgtcag GTtccatgatatttgcttctgctGGTATGAATATGGCTATGGGTCTGGGATGGGCTGAAGTCAGTCCATATACATTGCTCAGCCATTTTTGTTATTCCTGGTTTATTGGTGTGATTATTGGAACTATTCTGGCGGTACCATTACGAAAATTTATACCCAAGAAATGGATAATC GTTGCAGCGGCTTTGTTCGTTCTAATTGGGGGCCTCTTATTCACCAGTGTCCCTTACAATTACGATGCCTTATTGGCCGCACGTTATATTAATGGAATTGCTACTGGTCTGGTCACCGTAACCTTTCTAATACATGCCAGTGAGATATCTGTAGACTTCAGTCGTGGCAAATGCCTTGTCAAtgaacaatattttataacacTTGGTGTAGTTCTTCAGATGATGTTTGCCTCGGATTGGTCCTCTACAATATCTATGCCAGTACATCGGATTCATGGAGTTCTTGATATATTATTTGCAATTTTATCTGGTATCTTGCTTAAGTTATTTATTGAATCGCCAATTGATGAGTTACGCAAAGGTAATGAGGCAGGTGCCTTGAATTGTTTGGCTCGTTTACAAAGACCCGAAGGAGTTACATCTTATACCTACCTAGTTCTGGAGCAGCACAAAGCCTATGTGAGAGATCAAGAAAATTTAACTTTGGGCGAAAGCTTCAAACAGGGTCTTCTGCCACTGTTCAAGATGCTGATTTTTCGTAGTCTAACGTTAGCCTTTTTCTATTCGCTGCCTTTGAATTTTGTTCTGAGATATAGTATTCTACTTAATGGTAAAGGATACATTCCTGCTATAGCTGGTGTTTGTCGTTTCATTGCTACCGCCATACCTTATGCAATGATTGATAGTAAGAATCGAAAATTGCCCTCAACCATAGCCATTGTCATTCTTGGAGGTCTACTAATCGGAGAAGCAACTCTGTTTCTAAATCTCAGGGATATGTTGAATACAAGCGGCCTATATACAGCCATGATCTTGTACATCGTGATACAGGCGGTCTTTGGCTTTTTTGCTCCATACACTTCTGCATATATGGGTGAAGCTTTTCCCTTGCAAGCTAAACCGTATTTATTGGCAATTTGTGTTATTGCCGAACAAATAATCCAAATAATATTGATCGAGACATTTAAGCTACCCCCTGGCAATGGTCTTTTGGTTGAGGGTATTATCACAGTGATATTTGGATTACTGCTGATGTTAATTATGCCGGAGACCCGAAATACATCGCTCACAGAAGCTCAACGGCGttttagaagttttttatatatgaaaacaaaatga